AAGAATAGCCTTGTGCTGTCTGCTTTAATTTAGTAGGGAGGCATGCTAGACATTCTTAGATTTTACAACATGTTTGCAAGTTGGCATTTTTCAAAAAGTTAACCATTTGAAAAAATATATAACTCATTATACGATAACAGGAGTTAATTAACTAATGTAaacatttgtttgttttgtggtGTACATTAATGGACTGGTATGTccaaactctctaatagaacatacacttgcacTACTTTGATTAGCTAATACAGTTAACAATTATTTTAATATCACATTTTCTTAGGGGTTGTTTGCAGATCTGAAGAGACCACCTGATACTTTAGAAGATCTCAAATTTGTTCTCAGTGTTATTGCCAATATTAGAGCAACTTCTTTAACTGTGGAATTGAAATATCGTGACATTCGTGAGAGATATCGTACTCTAGTGATGTATGATGTACAGGTACTTACACGTGTGTAAATATACAGCAGTGTTCACCATTATATGTATACCATAGTATTTATGCATGTACAAGTGTGCCATGTTAATTCATAGTACATTATTCTGTGTTATATATACAGGTTCCCGAAGAGGAGCTTAAGTTGTCTGATGGACTAGAGCAAATGTGGCTGGACTTGTTCAAGGAGGCTAAAATGGTTGACCATAGTCTAGTGGCTGAAGAAGAAGTTCACAATAGTCAGTAGTACCACACTACTATATGTAATGATCACATCACTTCCTCTATTATGTAGATAACTTGTGAACAAGTGAAGGAGTGGTCTGGGACATTGTGGGCTAATCTGGATATTGAACAACTGACTAATGGTATTGATGAGTTTACAAGAGTATGCCTTTCGAACTTCCTATCTGCCGCATACTGGAGGAGAAGACTAAAGAGTTGATGTTGTTTCTCTATTGAAGAATGATGCTTTAagggtgtatgtgtgtacatgccaTTGGTTTGTAAACTGTATAATGATGCAGCTTATAGCAGTGTAATTAAAAAGTAGTAATTAAAAGACAAAGTATATAGGGTTCCAGTGGTAAAAAGTAGTGTTCAAGTTGACAAATGTAAAGACAAACATGTAGAGTTTTTAGTATTGAAACTTAACAGGTGAATAGTGTACTTTAACTTCTAGGGTTGAACTTAAAATTTAGCGGTGCATCACAACATATTAAAGACAGgtctatatagacagtagacaCACCTTGCAATTGGTATATATCAGCAAGCAGGAGTAATCAATGCAGTATGATTGTGCCAGGGAATGATGTTACACCTGTAACAGGTTTGGGCAGTTATATGGAAATCAGCCTTAtcaatgtcacattttacaactcaaatatttattattaaaaTGAGGCATTCCAAACTACCAATCAGCTTTACAATGATTAGAATCATTAGTCATGATCAGTACCTTGAATTATTACAACAACTTCTATGAAATATTTTAACAGGTACACAAGTGCTAtaatggtgacagcaaagtA
This genomic interval from Dysidea avara chromosome 15, odDysAvar1.4, whole genome shotgun sequence contains the following:
- the LOC136245735 gene encoding dynein axonemal heavy chain 10-like isoform X1, translated to MQLEDNLEGLFADLKRPPDTLEDLKFVLSVIANIRATSLTVELKYRDIRERYRTLVMYDVQVPEEELKLSDGLEQMWLDLFKEAKMVDHSLVAEEEVHNNNL
- the LOC136245735 gene encoding dynein axonemal heavy chain 10-like isoform X2, giving the protein MKTGLFADLKRPPDTLEDLKFVLSVIANIRATSLTVELKYRDIRERYRTLVMYDVQVPEEELKLSDGLEQMWLDLFKEAKMVDHSLVAEEEVHNNNL